A stretch of the Papaver somniferum cultivar HN1 chromosome 6, ASM357369v1, whole genome shotgun sequence genome encodes the following:
- the LOC113287552 gene encoding triose phosphate/phosphate translocator, chloroplastic-like yields MESRILSSGTNPFSSTDLIQLRKPIRRTITSSIISTKSPLSSVGDVSGGGNLNWGRQLRSTYLLVDKFHPISSAPSSKREFVIPICATSDSAGEAKVGLLEKYPALVTGFFFFMWYFLNVIFNILNKKIYNYFPYPYFVSVVHLAVGVVYCLISWAVGLPKRAPMDGNQLKLLIPVAACHALGHVMSNVSFAAVAVSFTHTIKALEPFFNASASQFILGQPIPVTLWLSLAPVVLGVSMASLTELSFNWLGFISAMISNISFTYRSIYSKKAMTDMDSTNLYAYISIISLFFCLPPAILIEGPTLLKSGFSDAIAKVGMVKFVSDLFWVGMFYHLYNQLATNTLERVAPLTHAVGNVLKRVFVIGFSIVIFGNKISTQTGIGTGIAIAGVALYSYIKAKIEEEKRQAKAA; encoded by the exons atggagtcGAGAATTTTATCTTCGGGAACAAACCCATTTTCCAGTACTGATTTAATTCAATTAAGGAAACCCATTAGACGAACTATTACTAGTTCCATCATATCTACTAAGTCACCATTATCATCTGTTGGAGATGTTAGTGGTGGTGGAAATCTTAATTGGGGAAGACAACTTCGATCAACTTATTTACTTGTCGACAAATTTCATCCAATTTCATCAGCACCATCATCTAAAAGAgaatttgttataccaatttgtGCTACCAGCGATTCAGCCGG GGAAGCTAAAGTTGGGCTTCTCGAAAAATATCCAGCTCTAGTTactggtttcttcttcttcatgtg GTATTTCTTGAATGTGATATTCAACATTCTCAACAAGAAGATTTACAACTATTTCCCTTACCCTTA TTTCGTATCGGTTGTCCATTTGGCAGTGGGTGTCGTTTACTGTTTAATCAGCTGGGCTGTTGGTCTTCCTAAACGCGCT CCTATGGACGGTAACCAACTTAAGTTACTCATTCCTGTTGCTGCCTGCCATGCTCTTGGTCACGTGATGAGTAACGTCTCGTTTGCTGCAGTCGCAGTCTCGTTCACCCACACAATCAAAG CTCTCGAACCCTTCTTCAATGCATCCGCTTCTCAATTCATACTTGGACAACCGATACCTGTTACCCTATGGCTATCCTTGGCTCCCGTTGTCCTTG GTGTGTCCATGGCATCACTAACTGAACTATCATTCAACTGGTTGGGTTTCATTAGTGCTATGATCTCAAACATCTCCTTTACCTACAGGAGTATCTACTCAAAGAAAGCCATG actgacatggacagtacCAATCTCTATGCCTATATTTCAATCATTTCCCTTTTTTTCTGTCTTCCACCGGCTATTCTC ATCGAGGGGCCAACCCTGTTGAAGTCTGGTTTCAGTGATGCAATTGCTAAAGTTGGTATGGTCAAGTTTGTTTCGGATCTCTTCTGGGTTGGAATGTTTTACCATCTTTACAATCAG CTTGCAACCAACACCCTCGAGAGAGTGGCACCTCTTACACACGCAGTTGGCAATGTCTTGAAGCGTGTTTTTGTAATTGGTTTCTCAATTGTAATCTTCg GCAACAAGATTTCGACCCAAACAGGTATTGGAACAGGTATTGCAATTGCTGGTGTAGCTCTTTACTCATACATCAAAGCCAAGATTGAAGAAGAGAAGCGG CAAGCAAAGGCTGCCTAA